The following are from one region of the Paenibacillus sp. KS-LC4 genome:
- a CDS encoding HPr family phosphocarrier protein produces MTRLPVVVRLKTGLHARPAALFVQEANKFSSEVFVEKDDKKVNAKSIMGIMSLAISSGTEVFISAEGSDAEQAVNALAALVSKEELENQ; encoded by the coding sequence ATGACAAGGCTTCCGGTTGTCGTTCGACTAAAAACGGGTCTTCATGCAAGACCAGCAGCATTATTCGTACAAGAAGCTAATAAATTTTCATCTGAAGTATTTGTCGAGAAAGACGACAAGAAAGTGAATGCCAAATCGATTATGGGAATTATGAGCTTGGCAATCAGCTCGGGCACTGAAGTTTTCATTAGTGCGGAAGGTTCGGACGCAGAACAGGCTGTAAACGCTTTAGCTGCATTAGTCAGCAAGGAAGAGCTCGAGAACCAATAA
- a CDS encoding sugar-binding domain-containing protein has protein sequence MRQMIELQQQLLPDLLDVMRKRYRILHQVMLSDLIGRRTLATTLGMTERVLRAETDFLKSQGLLEIHASGMRISEPGKELLEQFEPFVPTIFGLSELEEKIRSFFGLSQVVVVAGDSDVSAQTKRELGRAGGQVLRKAMEQGDVIAVTGGTTTAQVANQLSAVAPLKTNWFVPARGGLGESVDYQANTIASTMAKRTGANYRLLHVPDHLGEEAYAPIMQEPNIQDIIEVIRRARIVVHGIGDAMVMARRRKLDEATMQGIEAEGALAEAYGFYFDRRGQVVHKMPTVGLRLEDIVKTEVVIGVAGGKSKGEAIAAVMRFGHNDVLVTDEAAALEIIAIIEESDP, from the coding sequence ATGCGCCAAATGATTGAATTGCAGCAGCAGCTTCTGCCAGATTTGCTCGACGTGATGAGGAAGCGCTACAGGATACTGCACCAGGTTATGCTCTCTGATCTCATCGGCCGCAGAACGCTTGCGACAACGCTTGGTATGACGGAGAGGGTGCTGCGAGCAGAAACAGACTTTCTAAAGTCACAGGGCTTGCTTGAAATCCATGCTTCCGGCATGAGGATCAGCGAACCTGGCAAAGAACTGCTTGAACAGTTTGAGCCTTTTGTGCCGACGATTTTCGGCTTGTCTGAGCTTGAGGAGAAGATCAGAAGTTTTTTTGGCCTTAGTCAGGTTGTAGTTGTGGCTGGCGACTCTGATGTATCCGCACAGACGAAGCGGGAGCTTGGCAGAGCAGGAGGACAGGTGCTGCGTAAAGCGATGGAGCAAGGCGATGTCATTGCCGTTACAGGCGGGACGACGACGGCTCAGGTAGCGAATCAGCTTTCGGCTGTGGCGCCGCTCAAAACCAATTGGTTCGTGCCAGCAAGAGGCGGACTTGGCGAAAGCGTCGACTATCAGGCGAATACGATTGCTTCCACCATGGCGAAGCGAACAGGTGCCAATTATCGGCTGCTTCACGTTCCTGACCATCTTGGAGAGGAAGCTTATGCTCCCATTATGCAGGAACCGAATATCCAGGACATTATAGAGGTGATCCGCAGGGCGCGTATTGTCGTGCACGGCATCGGAGACGCTATGGTGATGGCTCGGCGCAGGAAGCTTGATGAGGCGACGATGCAGGGTATTGAAGCGGAGGGCGCGCTTGCAGAAGCCTACGGTTTTTATTTTGACCGCAGAGGGCAGGTCGTCCACAAGATGCCGACGGTAGGATTACGGCTCGAGGATATTGTTAAGACTGAAGTTGTTATCGGAGTAGCTGGAGGCAAAAGCAAAGGCGAAGCGATCGCAGCAGTGATGCGCTTTGGACACAATGATGTTTTAGTTACCGATGAGGCTGCCGCATTAGAAATCATTGCAATAATCGAAGAATCGGATCCATAA
- the eno gene encoding phosphopyruvate hydratase — MSIIVDVYAREVLDSRGNPTVEVEVSLESGGQGRAIVPSGASTGAYEAVELRDGDKGRYLGKGVEKAVDNVNTVIAPEIIGLDALDQVAIDRKMIELDGTPNKAKLGANAILAVSMAVARAAADALNVSLYTYLGGFNAKVLPVPMMNIINGGEHADNNIDVQEFMVLPVGAPTFKEALRIGAEIFHSLKSVLKNKGLNTAVGDEGGFAPNLGSNEEAITTIISAIESAGYKPGVDVFLGMDVASTEFFKDGKYHLEGEGKSFTPAEFVDLLASWVEKYPIITIEDGCSEDDWDGWKLLTEKLGDKVQLVGDDLFVTNTERLSDGIDKGVGNSILVKVNQIGSLTETFDAIEMAKRAGYTAVISHRSGESEDSTIADIAVATNAGQIKTGAPSRTDRVAKYNQLLRIEDQLGATAQYAGKSAFYNLKNFK, encoded by the coding sequence ATGTCTATTATCGTTGACGTATATGCACGCGAAGTATTGGATTCCCGCGGTAATCCAACAGTAGAAGTAGAAGTATCCCTAGAGTCCGGCGGCCAAGGCCGCGCTATCGTTCCATCCGGCGCATCCACTGGCGCATACGAAGCAGTTGAGCTTCGTGATGGCGACAAAGGCCGTTACCTTGGTAAAGGCGTAGAAAAAGCAGTAGATAACGTGAACACGGTTATCGCTCCTGAAATCATTGGTCTGGACGCTCTTGATCAAGTAGCTATCGACCGTAAAATGATCGAGCTTGATGGTACGCCGAATAAAGCTAAGCTGGGCGCTAATGCGATTCTTGCTGTATCTATGGCTGTAGCTCGCGCTGCTGCTGATGCACTGAACGTATCCCTGTACACTTACCTGGGCGGATTCAACGCTAAAGTTCTGCCAGTTCCAATGATGAACATCATCAATGGCGGCGAGCACGCTGACAACAACATCGACGTTCAAGAGTTCATGGTTCTGCCAGTTGGCGCTCCAACGTTCAAAGAAGCTCTTCGCATCGGTGCTGAAATTTTCCACAGCCTGAAATCGGTTCTGAAAAACAAAGGCCTGAACACAGCTGTAGGCGACGAAGGCGGCTTTGCTCCTAACCTTGGTTCCAACGAAGAAGCAATTACTACAATTATTTCCGCTATCGAGAGCGCAGGCTACAAGCCAGGCGTTGACGTATTCCTCGGTATGGACGTAGCTTCGACTGAATTCTTCAAAGATGGCAAATACCACCTGGAAGGCGAAGGCAAATCCTTCACGCCTGCTGAGTTCGTTGACCTGCTTGCTTCATGGGTTGAAAAATACCCAATTATCACAATCGAAGACGGTTGCTCCGAAGACGATTGGGATGGTTGGAAATTGCTTACTGAAAAATTGGGCGACAAAGTTCAACTCGTTGGTGACGATCTGTTCGTTACAAACACTGAGCGTCTGTCCGATGGTATCGACAAAGGCGTAGGTAACTCGATTCTGGTTAAAGTTAACCAAATTGGTTCCTTGACTGAAACTTTCGACGCAATCGAAATGGCGAAACGCGCTGGTTACACAGCAGTTATCTCCCACCGTTCCGGCGAAAGCGAAGACAGCACAATCGCTGACATCGCAGTTGCAACAAACGCTGGTCAAATCAAAACAGGTGCTCCATCCCGTACAGACCGCGTAGCGAAGTACAACCAATTGCTTCGTATTGAAGACCAACTGGGTGCTACAGCTCAATACGCTGGCAAATCCGCATTCTACAACCTTAAAAACTTCAAATAA
- the whiA gene encoding DNA-binding protein WhiA: protein MSFAAQTKKELTLIEADSCCELAELSALIRMNGSVSLSSRKVILDISTENAAIARRIYSLVKKHFEVHTELLVRKKMRLKKNNVYIVRIPTMVQSILSKLHIVSEGFVFNSGIDKAMIKKSCCKRSYLRGAFLAGGSVNNPEGSSYHLEISSMYEEYCGSLVELANKFELNARCIERKKGFIFYIKEGEKIIELLNIIGAHQALFKFEDVRIMRDMRNSVNRIVNCETANLNKTIGASVRQIDNIKLLDRELGLENLPDKLKEVAEIRLQHPDLNLKEVGELLKGSVSKSGVNHRLRKIDELAEKIRNG from the coding sequence ATGTCGTTTGCGGCACAAACAAAAAAGGAACTCACGCTTATTGAAGCGGATTCCTGCTGTGAGCTTGCAGAGCTATCCGCGCTCATTCGGATGAATGGTTCTGTCAGCTTATCCAGCCGCAAAGTCATTTTGGACATCTCAACAGAAAATGCTGCAATAGCCCGTCGTATTTATTCTCTGGTCAAAAAGCACTTTGAGGTACACACCGAGCTGTTGGTTCGGAAAAAAATGCGGCTGAAAAAGAACAATGTGTATATCGTACGTATACCAACAATGGTACAATCTATATTAAGCAAGCTTCATATCGTTTCAGAGGGCTTCGTATTCAACTCCGGAATTGATAAGGCGATGATTAAGAAATCGTGCTGCAAACGTTCCTATTTGCGTGGCGCATTCCTTGCTGGAGGTTCAGTGAATAACCCTGAGGGCTCCTCGTACCATTTGGAAATCTCTTCGATGTATGAGGAGTATTGCGGCTCATTAGTGGAGCTGGCCAATAAGTTCGAGCTGAATGCCCGCTGCATCGAGCGGAAGAAAGGTTTTATTTTTTACATTAAGGAAGGCGAGAAAATTATTGAGTTGCTGAATATTATTGGCGCTCATCAGGCGCTGTTTAAATTCGAGGATGTTCGAATTATGCGCGACATGCGCAATTCCGTTAATCGAATCGTCAATTGCGAGACAGCGAACCTGAACAAGACCATCGGCGCTTCCGTGCGGCAGATTGATAATATCAAATTGCTGGACCGCGAGCTAGGGCTTGAAAACTTGCCGGATAAGCTCAAGGAAGTCGCTGAAATCCGCTTGCAGCATCCCGATCTGAACCTGAAGGAAGTTGGAGAACTGCTCAAAGGGTCAGTGAGCAAGTCAGGCGTAAACCACAGGCTTCGCAAAATTGACGAACTTGCTGAAAAAATACGCAACGGCTAA
- the clpP gene encoding ATP-dependent Clp endopeptidase proteolytic subunit ClpP has protein sequence MNFVPMVIEQTNRGERSYDIYSRLLKDRIIFLGSGVNDVVANSIIAQMLFLTADDPEKDISLYINSPGGSITSGMAIYDTMQYIKPDVSTICVGMAASMGAFLLAAGAKGKRYALPNSEVMIHQPLGGAEGQASDIEIRARRIIKMRDHLNGILSERTGQPLERVEKDTDRDYFMSAAEACEYGLVDKVIEKI, from the coding sequence ATGAATTTCGTTCCTATGGTTATTGAGCAAACTAATCGCGGAGAGCGCTCCTATGACATCTATTCCCGGTTATTGAAGGATCGTATTATCTTCTTGGGCTCGGGCGTCAATGACGTTGTAGCCAACTCCATCATCGCACAGATGCTGTTCCTGACAGCAGATGACCCTGAGAAAGACATCTCCCTTTACATTAACAGCCCTGGCGGTTCGATTACCTCGGGTATGGCTATCTATGATACGATGCAATACATCAAGCCTGACGTATCTACCATCTGTGTAGGTATGGCAGCGTCGATGGGCGCTTTCCTGCTTGCAGCAGGCGCCAAAGGCAAGCGTTACGCACTTCCGAACAGCGAGGTTATGATTCACCAGCCGCTGGGCGGCGCTGAAGGCCAAGCGAGCGACATCGAGATTCGTGCTCGCCGCATTATCAAAATGCGCGATCACCTGAACGGCATCCTATCCGAGCGCACAGGCCAACCGCTTGAGCGCGTGGAGAAAGACACCGATCGCGATTATTTCATGAGTGCAGCAGAGGCTTGTGAATATGGTCTCGTTGACAAGGTTATTGAGAAAATCTAA
- the tpiA gene encoding triose-phosphate isomerase, whose product MSRKPIIAGNWKMFKTVSEAASFFADVKGKAEVDGVESVICAPFTALPSLVEAAKGTTIAIGAQNLHFEDNGAFTGEISGVMLKDLGVKYVIIGHSERRAYFAETDEIVSKKVHAAFKHELTPIVCVGEKLEEREAGETKNVCNVQTVAAFQGLSAAQAAEVVVAYEPIWAIGTGKSSTSEDAQDVIGYIRSVIAGLYDDATAAAVRIQYGGSVKPNNVAEYMGQQDIDGALVGGASLEPASYIALIEGAK is encoded by the coding sequence ATGAGCAGAAAACCAATTATTGCAGGCAACTGGAAAATGTTCAAAACGGTTTCCGAAGCAGCTTCTTTCTTCGCAGATGTAAAAGGCAAAGCAGAGGTTGACGGCGTAGAGAGCGTAATCTGCGCGCCGTTCACTGCGCTTCCTTCCCTTGTTGAAGCAGCTAAAGGAACGACTATCGCAATTGGCGCACAAAATCTTCACTTTGAAGACAATGGCGCATTCACAGGCGAAATCAGCGGCGTAATGCTGAAAGACCTGGGCGTAAAATACGTCATTATCGGCCACTCCGAGCGCCGTGCTTATTTTGCTGAGACTGACGAAATCGTTAGCAAAAAAGTACATGCAGCATTCAAGCATGAGCTGACTCCTATCGTATGTGTAGGCGAGAAGCTTGAGGAGCGCGAAGCTGGCGAAACCAAAAATGTGTGCAACGTGCAGACGGTAGCGGCATTCCAAGGCTTGTCCGCAGCGCAAGCAGCTGAAGTAGTCGTAGCTTATGAGCCTATCTGGGCGATTGGCACAGGCAAATCGTCGACTTCTGAAGATGCACAAGACGTTATCGGTTATATCCGCAGTGTAATTGCTGGTCTTTATGACGATGCAACAGCAGCAGCGGTTCGTATCCAATACGGCGGCAGCGTTAAACCTAACAATGTTGCTGAATATATGGGTCAGCAAGATATCGACGGCGCGCTTGTAGGCGGAGCTAGCCTTGAGCCAGCTTCCTATATCGCACTGATCGAGGGGGCCAAGTAA
- a CDS encoding phosphoglycerate kinase: MAKKSVRDVEVAGKRVFVRVDFNVPLEDGKITDDKRIRETLPTINFLIEKGAKVILASHLGRPNGEVVEELRHTASAARLSELLGKPVVKADESIGENVKAQIAALNAGDVLLLENVRFHAGEEKNDAELAKAFAELADLYVNDAFGAAHRAHASTEGIAHHLPAVSGLLMEKELDVLGKALNNPERPFTAIVGGSKVKDKIDVINKMIEIADNIIIGGGLSYTFFKAQGHEIGKSLVDNSKLDLALEFIEKAKKLGKNFLIPVDIVVADDFSKNANTQVVDVDGIPADWEGIDIGPKTREIYAETIKNSKLVVWNGPMGVFEIEPFSHGTQAVAKACAETTGYTVIGGGDSAAAAEKFGLADKMDHISTGGGASLEFMEGKALPGVVALNDK; encoded by the coding sequence ATGGCTAAAAAAAGTGTTCGTGACGTAGAAGTAGCAGGCAAACGGGTATTCGTACGCGTTGATTTCAATGTACCGCTCGAAGATGGTAAAATTACCGATGACAAGCGTATCCGTGAGACGCTTCCTACGATTAACTTCTTGATCGAAAAAGGCGCGAAAGTTATTTTGGCAAGCCACCTGGGCCGCCCAAATGGTGAAGTTGTAGAAGAGCTTCGTCATACAGCATCGGCAGCGCGTCTGTCCGAGCTGCTTGGCAAGCCTGTAGTAAAAGCAGATGAGTCGATCGGTGAAAATGTTAAGGCGCAAATCGCGGCTTTGAACGCTGGCGATGTATTGCTGCTTGAAAACGTTCGTTTCCATGCGGGCGAAGAGAAAAATGATGCTGAGCTGGCGAAAGCTTTCGCTGAGCTAGCTGATCTTTATGTGAATGACGCATTTGGCGCCGCTCACCGTGCCCACGCTTCGACTGAGGGCATTGCGCACCACCTGCCAGCAGTATCCGGCCTATTGATGGAGAAAGAGCTTGATGTTCTTGGCAAAGCGCTGAACAACCCTGAGCGTCCTTTCACAGCTATCGTTGGCGGCTCGAAGGTTAAAGACAAAATCGACGTTATCAACAAAATGATCGAAATCGCCGACAACATCATCATCGGTGGCGGCTTGTCCTATACATTCTTCAAAGCACAAGGCCATGAAATCGGCAAATCGCTCGTCGACAACTCCAAGCTGGATCTTGCGCTTGAGTTCATCGAAAAAGCAAAAAAACTCGGCAAAAACTTCCTTATTCCGGTTGATATCGTTGTCGCTGATGATTTCAGCAAAAACGCCAATACGCAAGTCGTTGACGTTGACGGTATTCCAGCTGATTGGGAAGGCATTGACATCGGTCCTAAAACGCGCGAAATTTACGCAGAAACGATCAAAAACTCTAAGCTGGTTGTTTGGAACGGACCAATGGGCGTATTCGAAATCGAGCCTTTCTCCCACGGTACACAAGCAGTAGCGAAAGCATGTGCAGAAACAACTGGCTACACGGTTATCGGCGGCGGCGATTCGGCAGCAGCAGCTGAGAAATTCGGTCTTGCTGACAAAATGGACCACATTTCCACTGGCGGCGGCGCTTCCTTGGAATTCATGGAAGGCAAAGCATTGCCGGGCGTTGTAGCTCTTAACGATAAATAA
- a CDS encoding sugar phosphate isomerase/epimerase has protein sequence MDAQVLSLQMYSLRDITESDLLGSLDKVAEIGYKAVEFGGYFHTPARRLKERLDALGLVAPSAHIPLNFENSKKIPSDFERQVEYANELGLKYMVVPWVPVPEVPKMDDIKYLAEILERCAWQTKQQGMKLCLHNHDADWKKVEGKPLYVHLLELVPEDLLEAELDLGWIYMAGYDPAEYVRYYSDRLPLVHFKDFQVGRKDTELGRGDVGYAELYEVVKQSGVKYIIIEQQQFTETSLKSAEMSFHFMQRLMKKKQPAKG, from the coding sequence TTGGATGCACAAGTGCTGAGCCTGCAAATGTACTCCTTGCGGGATATTACGGAAAGCGATCTATTGGGATCGCTGGATAAGGTCGCTGAGATCGGCTATAAGGCAGTCGAATTCGGGGGCTATTTTCACACACCGGCAAGAAGACTGAAAGAACGTTTGGATGCACTGGGGCTTGTGGCGCCGTCCGCCCATATTCCGCTTAATTTTGAAAATTCGAAAAAAATCCCTTCAGACTTCGAGAGGCAGGTTGAATATGCCAATGAGCTGGGACTTAAATATATGGTCGTGCCGTGGGTTCCGGTGCCAGAAGTGCCAAAAATGGACGATATCAAATATTTGGCGGAGATTTTGGAGCGATGCGCTTGGCAGACGAAGCAGCAGGGTATGAAGCTATGTCTGCATAACCACGATGCGGATTGGAAAAAGGTTGAAGGCAAGCCGCTATATGTCCACCTGCTGGAGCTTGTTCCCGAAGACCTGCTGGAAGCAGAGCTGGATCTGGGCTGGATATACATGGCGGGTTATGATCCTGCTGAATACGTGAGGTATTATTCGGATCGGTTGCCGCTTGTCCATTTTAAGGATTTTCAGGTGGGGCGCAAGGATACGGAGCTGGGGAGAGGGGATGTGGGTTACGCCGAGCTGTATGAGGTGGTTAAGCAATCGGGAGTAAAATATATCATTATCGAGCAGCAGCAGTTTACGGAAACGTCACTCAAAAGCGCAGAGATGAGCTTTCATTTTATGCAAAGGCTTATGAAAAAAAAGCAGCCAGCAAAAGGGTAG
- the gap gene encoding type I glyceraldehyde-3-phosphate dehydrogenase, protein MVKVGINGFGRIGRNVFRAALNNADVEIVAVNDLTDTATLAHLLKYDTTHGTLDATVEAKEGAIVVNGREIKVFAERNPENLAWASVGAEIVVESTGIFTAKDKAELHLKGGAKKVIISAPATNEDITIVIGVNEDKYDAASHTIISNASCTTNCLAPFAKVLNDKFGIVKGMMTTIHSYTNDQSVLDVPHKDLRRARAAAENIIPSSTGAAKAVSLVLPELKGKLNGMAMRVPTPNVSVTDLVAELKVNVTVEEVNAALKEAADGALKGILNYNELPLVSSDYNHDPASSTIDGLSTMVVEGNMVKVVSWYDNEWGYSNRVVDLAAYIASKGL, encoded by the coding sequence ATGGTTAAAGTAGGTATTAACGGTTTTGGTCGTATTGGTCGTAACGTATTCCGCGCAGCTCTGAACAACGCTGATGTTGAAATCGTAGCAGTAAACGATTTGACAGACACAGCTACACTGGCTCACCTTTTGAAATATGACACAACTCACGGTACTCTTGATGCTACAGTTGAAGCTAAAGAAGGCGCGATCGTAGTTAACGGCCGCGAAATCAAAGTTTTCGCTGAGCGCAACCCTGAAAACCTGGCTTGGGCTTCTGTAGGCGCTGAAATCGTTGTTGAGTCCACTGGTATTTTCACAGCTAAGGATAAAGCTGAGCTTCACCTTAAAGGCGGCGCTAAAAAAGTTATCATCTCCGCTCCTGCTACTAACGAAGATATCACAATCGTTATCGGCGTTAACGAAGATAAATACGATGCAGCTTCCCACACAATCATCTCCAACGCTTCTTGCACAACGAACTGTCTAGCTCCGTTTGCAAAAGTATTGAACGATAAATTCGGCATCGTTAAAGGTATGATGACAACGATCCACTCGTACACAAATGACCAATCCGTTCTTGATGTGCCGCACAAAGACCTTCGTCGTGCTCGTGCAGCTGCTGAGAACATCATTCCTTCATCCACTGGTGCTGCTAAAGCGGTATCCCTGGTACTTCCTGAGCTGAAAGGCAAGCTGAACGGTATGGCTATGCGTGTTCCTACACCTAACGTTTCCGTAACTGACCTGGTAGCTGAGCTGAAAGTTAACGTAACCGTTGAAGAAGTTAACGCTGCTTTGAAAGAAGCTGCTGACGGCGCTCTTAAAGGCATCTTGAACTACAATGAATTGCCGCTTGTATCGAGCGACTACAACCACGATCCAGCTTCTTCCACAATCGACGGTTTGTCGACTATGGTTGTTGAAGGCAACATGGTTAAAGTTGTTTCTTGGTACGACAACGAGTGGGGCTACTCGAACCGCGTAGTTGACCTCGCTGCTTATATCGCAAGCAAAGGTCTGTAA
- a CDS encoding YvcK family protein — protein MQNRHKIGAPPKIVVIGGGTGLSVMLRGLKEKPMDITAIVTVADDGGSSGVLRNELQIPPPGDVRNVLMALADTEPLLAEVLQYRFNSGTGLAGHSLGNLMLAAMADITGDFVTGVRELSRVLAVRGRVLPAAAQAIVLKAEMADGSIVIGESMIPKAGQAIKRVFIDTENAHALPEAVKAIEQADAILIGPGSLYTSIMPNLIVPMLAQAITESCAVKLFVCNVMTQPGETDNYTVSDHMNAIEAHIGLQLFDYVIVNNGEISPQVEAKYAEMGAKPVAIDLEAIRSKGCEIIADRFVLFQTFLRHDAERLSHHIYKLVENWIIRKR, from the coding sequence ATGCAGAACAGGCACAAAATAGGAGCGCCCCCCAAGATCGTGGTCATTGGCGGAGGTACAGGATTATCCGTTATGCTGCGCGGGCTTAAGGAAAAGCCTATGGATATTACAGCCATCGTCACAGTTGCTGATGATGGCGGCAGCTCCGGTGTGCTGCGCAATGAGCTGCAAATTCCGCCTCCAGGCGATGTTCGCAATGTGCTGATGGCGCTTGCTGATACCGAGCCGCTGCTCGCAGAGGTGCTGCAATACCGATTCAATTCAGGTACAGGGCTTGCCGGGCATAGCCTCGGCAATTTAATGCTGGCTGCTATGGCTGACATCACGGGCGATTTTGTGACGGGCGTACGCGAGCTGAGCAGGGTACTGGCGGTACGCGGACGGGTTTTGCCTGCCGCAGCCCAGGCCATTGTGCTTAAGGCGGAAATGGCCGACGGCTCGATCGTCATTGGCGAGTCGATGATTCCAAAGGCGGGTCAAGCGATTAAACGTGTATTTATTGATACGGAGAATGCGCACGCGTTGCCGGAAGCGGTCAAAGCGATTGAGCAAGCAGATGCCATCTTAATTGGGCCGGGAAGCTTGTATACGAGTATTATGCCGAATTTGATTGTTCCGATGCTTGCACAAGCGATTACGGAGTCTTGCGCCGTCAAGCTGTTTGTATGCAATGTGATGACGCAGCCGGGTGAGACGGACAATTATACGGTATCGGATCATATGAATGCGATTGAGGCCCACATCGGCCTGCAATTATTCGATTATGTCATTGTGAACAATGGTGAAATTTCACCGCAAGTGGAAGCCAAATATGCAGAGATGGGCGCAAAGCCCGTCGCTATTGATTTGGAAGCTATTCGCAGCAAGGGCTGCGAGATTATTGCGGATCGTTTTGTTTTATTCCAGACGTTTCTAAGGCATGATGCCGAGCGTCTAAGCCATCATATTTATAAGCTAGTGGAAAACTGGATAATTAGAAAGAGGTGA
- the gpmI gene encoding 2,3-bisphosphoglycerate-independent phosphoglycerate mutase, translating into MAAPVALIILDGFGLRDDVTGNAVAQAKKPNYDRYWSTYPHTQLTASGEAVGLPDGQMGNSEVGHLNIGAGRIVYQDLTRISKSIRDGEFFDNETLLGAVRHAKANSKKLHLYGLLSDGGVHSHIAHLFALLDLAKKEGLEDVYIHAFLDGRDVAPDSAKGYMEQLLAKIEEVGVGQVATVQGRYYAMDRDKRWERVEKSYRAMVYGEGPQYNDPLKAIVESYEKSVYDEFVMPTVIVGEDGKPVGLVESEDAVIFFNFRPDRAIQLGQVFTNEDFRGFERGEQAPKNLYFVCLTLFSETIGGFVAYSPKNLDNTLGEVLVQNGKKQLRIAETEKYPHVTFFFSGGRDHELPGETRILINSPKVATYDLKPEMSAYEVAAAAVSEIEADKHDAIILNFANPDMVGHSGMLEPTIKAVEATDACLGQVVEAVLAKGGVCIITADHGNADMVFDENGRPFTAHTTNPVPCIVTVAGATLRNDGILADLAPTVLDLMQLSKPAEMTGVSLIQK; encoded by the coding sequence ATGGCTGCTCCAGTTGCATTAATTATTCTTGACGGCTTTGGTCTGCGCGATGACGTGACAGGCAATGCAGTTGCCCAAGCAAAAAAGCCTAACTACGACCGTTATTGGTCGACTTACCCTCATACGCAGCTTACAGCGAGCGGTGAAGCGGTAGGCTTGCCGGATGGACAAATGGGCAACTCCGAGGTTGGTCATTTGAACATCGGCGCTGGGCGCATCGTCTATCAGGATTTGACTCGCATCAGCAAGTCGATTCGCGATGGCGAGTTTTTCGACAATGAAACGCTGCTTGGCGCCGTGCGCCATGCAAAAGCAAATAGCAAGAAGCTTCACCTGTACGGCCTGCTGTCCGATGGCGGCGTACACAGCCACATTGCTCATTTGTTTGCCTTGCTTGATCTGGCGAAGAAAGAGGGACTTGAGGATGTATATATCCATGCATTCCTTGATGGCCGCGACGTTGCCCCTGATAGTGCAAAGGGTTATATGGAGCAGCTTCTCGCTAAAATCGAAGAGGTTGGCGTAGGCCAAGTCGCCACGGTGCAAGGACGTTATTATGCAATGGACCGCGACAAGCGCTGGGAGCGGGTAGAGAAATCTTACCGCGCTATGGTATATGGCGAAGGTCCGCAATATAACGATCCGCTTAAGGCGATAGTTGAATCGTACGAGAAATCCGTTTATGATGAGTTTGTTATGCCAACGGTTATCGTGGGCGAGGATGGCAAACCTGTGGGTCTTGTCGAGTCGGAGGATGCCGTTATTTTCTTCAACTTCCGTCCTGACCGTGCGATTCAACTGGGTCAAGTATTTACGAATGAGGATTTCCGCGGCTTTGAACGTGGGGAGCAAGCTCCTAAAAATCTGTATTTCGTATGCTTGACGCTGTTCAGCGAGACGATTGGCGGCTTTGTCGCTTATTCGCCGAAAAACCTGGATAATACGCTTGGTGAAGTGCTGGTGCAAAATGGCAAGAAGCAGCTTCGCATTGCGGAAACGGAGAAATATCCGCATGTAACGTTCTTCTTCAGCGGTGGCCGTGATCATGAATTGCCGGGCGAGACTCGCATTCTGATCAATTCGCCTAAAGTAGCGACTTATGATCTGAAGCCAGAAATGAGCGCTTATGAAGTAGCGGCGGCAGCAGTCAGCGAGATTGAGGCAGACAAGCATGATGCAATCATCCTGAATTTTGCCAACCCTGATATGGTAGGTCACTCCGGCATGCTGGAGCCGACGATCAAAGCGGTGGAAGCAACGGATGCATGCTTGGGTCAAGTCGTTGAAGCTGTGCTTGCTAAAGGCGGCGTATGTATTATTACAGCTGACCATGGCAATGCCGATATGGTATTTGATGAAAATGGACGTCCATTCACGGCGCACACAACTAATCCGGTGCCTTGCATTGTGACGGTTGCTGGAGCGACGCTGCGCAATGACGGCATTTTGGCAGACCTTGCACCAACGGTGCTTGATCTGATGCAGCTTTCCAAGCCAGCTGAAATGACGGGAGTTTCCCTGATTCAGAAGTAG